CACCATACTTGCAGTTCCGAAATAGTGCCAGTAAGCGAAGTGAAGCGGCCTGATATTACTTCGCCCTCACGCCTGAAGAACAAAATTAAAGGGACCATTGACCAGCTGAAAGTAAGCCTTGACACATGAGCTCGCCTTGTAATTGGCGAGCTTGTATACATCTGTGACTCCGCTTGCGATGTTCTCACGACCTGCTAGTATATCTCGCGTTAGCTACAAAGTCTCACATCTTAGATCTCAGAAGCTGAAAAAATGGCCTGTTGAAAAAGAAGACACTGACTGAAAAGGATAATGTGGGAATAGTCGTAATACTAGCAATTTTTCAATCTTTCAGAAAGGTACAAACTTTGAAAATGAGGTCTTACAGGTCCTTCATGCAAGGTCAAAAAGTTGCCAACATGCATGTAGTCAGCTAGAAACCATACAAAGTTTTAAAAGTATATAAGCTTCTAGAGTGGTTCAGACTAGTAACTTCTGGACTAATCTACTAATAAAATTTCTCATTATTGTCTATTATTGCATTTACCTGTGGCAAAGTAGTAAATACAATTTGTCAGTTAGAGGTAAGGGCATAGGGAGGGGGAGTCTTAACCTGGGTGAGCCTTCAAAATGTGTACTCCATAAGTATGCTGGTTTTTTACCTCTATGGTAAGAGCTGGACAACTCTCAGCTCCGACCCATCACCCTAAAGCAAATGTGTTTATTTTCAACAAATGAGAAATGCCATTGAGGTGGAAGTCTACTACGTTTGCTTCATAAAAATTATACTGCTTCACAGCTGGTTTTGTGAAAGTTCTATGAGAAGAAACAGAGGTCTAAAGTGTGTGTTCAATGAATATATATAAACTACTAAAGTATGTGGCAGTTAATTTTTTAAAATGCTTATTCAGTGTGCAGCCATGTGTTTAACTTAAGGCCCCTCAATGAACCATGAGGGGCTTTGTCCAAAAGTTGTTCTGTTATGTTTGCTATGTTCTTGTAGATAGCCATGGCAGTAGGTCAGCTTTCTCATTTTACAGTTATGTATCTACTGCCTCTTATATTCTACTTTTTCAGCATTGCATTCAGGCATAGAACTACATGCAATACATCTTGAAAACAGCCACTGTGCCGTGGTGGCATATAGTTCTGCCAATCCacgtggtctctccactttttGCACACAACTCTACACTCATGATTACTACTCTGTCTGTCTCATTCAATTAACACAAACATAGCACATATATAAAATCATCATGTGACATTGGCAACTCCCACTGGTAGTATTAGAAAGGGTGTGCTtgctgctcttttcggagcaggATTCATGTACAAAGGAAGGGGCCCCCCCTTAGCAGCACACAAGAGGAGAGCCACAtcatcacttactgtggaactgcccagctctcaagcctacaaggatccggcacttgATGGTAGcatgtctttcaccaagcaaccctgcttcatacattgcctgggcgcagggaccataccatcgttctttactggacttcatcaaatcagctaacctttttccattcatttaatctgtactacatcattcatcacaccttcacccatcattgatgccctggggcaataaatttcgcttaacaaaaaaaaaagaggagagccACATTTCCATCTGGCAGTTGGGTGCCGCAAAATTCATAAACCTGCTCAAAACATTCTCTCTCTTAAAGTTCCCCTAGTATAAAGTATAAACATCAACATCGCATCGATATATTGAGCAATTTATGAGCACACGAAGAAAATGCAGGAAGTTTTCAGCTGCCAGATTAAAAAATTGCAGCTGCTTACCTTTAGGTTGAAAATAAACAATATTGTTTGCAAAATGTGCTTGATCTTCGTTATGCCTTCAAAGTGCTTTGTGTGCATTTGATTATGTATGCCATCCAGAAATTCAGTAAGAATTGCACACTGCCTTCTATTCAGCCCCGATATAAGCAATACCAATTTTTGCTTTGTTAGTTTTACAGTAGTTCCTACCATTACTTGCTCTAATGATGGTTTCCAATGATTTTCTCCTCTTTAAAAAGGTTCTGCAGCAGCTCCATCAATTTGGGAAGACATGGGTGCCTTTAGATGCTTGCCTATGTGAAGCTTGCAAATCTTTTCAAGGAACCAAAGCATCAACGAAAGCACTTACCTTCAACCTTCTTGATAAAGGCCACACAGCAGTTGTTCGGAGAAAACTTTTGGGGAAGGTTTGCTATGTTGGGCACCTCGACACCAGTGCACCACACTGGATTTGGGTTGGTCTCGAACTGCCTGATCCTGGTTAGTATATCCTTAAATAGCCTAGAAGCGTAGCAACTGGCCTAGAGATCTGAGAACTGGTGTGTTTAAGTTTGGAAACGATTGATAAAGGAAAACAAACGTGTGAAAATCATATTCTGGTGTTGCTTAATGCCTAATGAAGCCAGCCATGTTTCAGCCAATGGCAACTTATTTTGGTATTTGTTGTGCTTGATGAACCCTATTGCACTCTTTGAAAAATAAGTGCAGGATGCATAAATATGTAGCAGAAGCTAATTATTACCAGTTATCAAACATTCTCTTGTAGATAGAACTAGGAATTTCAAACTTTTGAAGCATTAATTTCTTTACCTTCATTAGGACAGCATAAGTTTCAAATGTATATAATACCACAACCACAGTTCGTTTATTTTGAATTCAAAGGTCTAACAGTAGGTTTTACTAAAGCCACCCTTTCAATGGAATCAATGCAATAACACTTGCATTATGTGtaatgtcaatgcacgttgatgAACTCCAGGTCGTCTAAATTCATCTGGAGCCCTCAATTGTGGCATCTTTGATAGCCGGTATGGGGACGTTAGCTCTCCTATGCCTACCTACCTGAAGAGACTGTGTTTAATGAACAGAGctcaaaagtattttttttttctgtgtgtcaTTGGCAGTGGGATTCTGTGATGGAAGACTTGGAGAAAAGATGTACTTTGAGTGCGAGCCACGTCATGGGGCCTTCTTCAACGTCACAAGTGTTACTGCAATAATACCTGAAAGCAGCAAGCAGTTAAActtgcatgaaagcagtgcatgAAAAAATATAAAAGATACAGTGTATGGTACAAGGTAATATCACATATTTATTGCTACATAGTTCCACtctgttcaaaaatgttttttacATGTTTTGTACAAGTTTTTTTATGTACATGTTTCCTTATGTTAGAAACTATAAAATAATTAACAAAGTGCAAATGCGCTTGTTTTTCCACAGGGAGCAGAGATGATGCTTCAGGGCCCTGAGAATCTCTGTTAGGTACATTTCTGCATGTATGGGCTTCATGTAGTCTTGAATAGATGTTTTCATTCTGCATAAGAAACCGCGCTTAAATCTGTTTATGCCCTTCTGTGATGCATTCACTGCATGGGCCTCCTGTTTAGAGTGCTGCCTGGCTTGGAATTGCTAATGCTGCTAAGTGATCATATCACTGTCAGTGGATGTACAACCAAGGTCTTATCACTATCACGTGGCATTTTACTTGGTTGTCTTTGTGGTTTTGTCCAAACATGCACACAATAAGTGCAAGAATAATACTGTTACTAAAAGGCTTATAGAGGCTGTTTTCTTTATCACAGATATACAATAAAGATGAGTGCTTGCATTGCTTCTAGTTACTTTCTTGTACTGCACCTCCATTGCTTCTTTAACATCGTATTTCGTCATTTAGTTAATGACCTTTCGTGAAACATGAGCCAGTGGCGTGGCGCAACGCTCCTTTTTTTCCTACTTGATTTCTGCTCTGAGTGGGAACTGTGCCCCTGAACTTGAATGAGCTTAGAATAAACAGTATGGTTCGTGCTCTGCACAACGCAGAGTTTGCAGCACAAGGTAATGGGGTTTAAGGACGGAAGGGTAGAGAGACTAGTTGTCCTGCCTTGTGTTATCTGGGCTAGGACCAGACCTTGTACACTGGATGCTGTTGTTGTAGTGAGGCTCATGTGACTGAACTCGGTGATGACAACAAGCCCTTGCAACGCTTGAGAGTCTCTGTAGGCGCATTGTCAGTCTTTCGCAACAGCTTCCGGAAGTCAAACACGCCGGGGGTTTGCCTGTTTGGCGATGGCTTGGGTGAGGGAGGAGGCTTCCGCAGAATTTTTTTGAACTGGTAGGGACCTTGGTTTGGGTCACTGTCCTGTGCTGTCGGCAGGTCTAGTTGAGGCGGGGTGGCAGGCTCGCTGTAAGTAACAATAAAATGTGAGAGACGTGTGTGTGGTGCATAATTTAGTGACACAGTGCGGCAATATATTCGGAGCAGTTGCAATGCTCACATTGTTTGGTTCTCTTTGAGTGAGCCTTCTTGCCACCAGGATTCAACTTCAACCATTGTAGGCCGGGGACCACTGCTCTGATTACTCGAGTTTCCAGAAGCTAGAAAAAAAGTACCGGTAGTTGTCATGGAGCAGGCGACCTTGTCTGTATTTTAGTTGTGATAGTATTAGTGGGTACCCATTTTTCTTATTCCGGCATGCCTACCTGAGTTTGAATCAATCTCGTGCTGTCTCTTCTGTTCCACATGGATTCCATTAACTCCATTGCGGACTTCCCTCGGAGCTGGCTTCACAGGGATTtctgctgccattttttttctgcacaacaaTAGGGTTTTAATTTGTTAGAGTTGTAAATCAAGGAAAATGTCAAATGTGCAATGGATGTCAGCATAAAGATAAAGCAAAAGGTAGGTGATTGCTGTGGAGGCTCACTTTCTTTTTTCacaaactgccccccccccccatacactAGTGAGCTTCCGTGGGTTCTATCTGATTCAGCCATGCCACACTGCATTGCACACTCCCTCAGTGAAGTGTGCGCATTGTAAGGTAATTTGTGGTAAACCACGCCATTGTGCACTAGTTTCAAGAGCTGACTTGAATATGTGCCGTCTTCACTGTACCTTTCTTCTGCAGGAAGCTTGTGTGTGCAGAGGTCAAAATTGTTCAGATGGAGAGGTTTCTTCGGTTGCGGCCTCTGCTGATGCTGATAGTCTAGGTTCCTGCAGCGCCCATTGATTCTCCTCTCACTTGGTACAGGGACCTCATCCTGCATTGTTAGAACAGCAGTTGTCTGGCAGTCACTATCCAAAAGCACTGAAGACATTTTTACATACTCGATATCTTCCCAGATAATGACAATAATGGTGGTGCTGACATGAGAATTTTAAAGGAATTGCACAAATTACGAAAACTTGATTGCTTAACATTAGACCATTTAGATTCAAAATGTCTTTCGTACCACAATGGTTTCACCATTCCTGGGCATAGGCACATGATGGCAAGTCATGATGATCGGTGTGATGTTGGTGTTAGGGTGCGCCTTCTTTAGACATCGATTCCTGCTGCTTGGACAGTGGTGCACCTACGGAAGTAGCAAATGCAAGCTTTGTTGAACGAGGATTTTGGTTAAAAAAATTATTCTTGTATTCCAAGACTTCTAGCAAGTGGCATATTTACTGTCATCACATGAAAGAATATCATATATATCAGCTGTTTTGTTCATAGATGCAGTCAGCATCAGAACGTTAAAATATCTTTTCACTTCTCTTATACTATACACGAGTGCCTGAAGGATATGGGCTGAGTTTTATATTAAGTAGGAGAATATAAATTAATGTGATCAACTTTTGTGATTTCTCTGCACAGTCAAAAAAATAGAAAGCCCAGGCATAACGTGTTTCTTGAGACTGCTGCTAGAATTGTGCTAGTTGCTTTTATGCCATCTCATGGTGAAACAAGGTCTTGTAGTCTTAATATTACAACTTATGCCTTTCACTTGTTGACTGCAATAAGCATTGCATCTGCTTGTCCCAGAGCTAAGGCAAAGAACGCTTTATGTCACACTCGTACCTTCTGACAAAAGTCCAGTATCTTGAGGCACTTCCATGTTGATCCATTGGGATCAACGGACCTGTTGGCCATCTTTCTTCGGTTTGCTGCCTCCTTGTTTTTCTGGATCTTCATTTGACCTGCAGCGTTAACGGTACAAATCTACTCAAGGTCACTGACAAACAAAATGAGGGCTACAGTTCCCAGCCCCCAGCTCCGGGCAGAATCACTCTTGTGTAGCCTAATAACACTTATTGCTTTCAAAATGCTTTCAGTGTGCAATTCCTTTGCACTTATAGCCCAGAATGTAATTGCTATTCAGTCTGAGTAGAAAACTTTGGAAGGAGACTTACACCTCTGGGCCACCAGTGCGATGGCAAGTCTCCTcttctgcacatagcgtttggcAAGCCACCTTCGGACAGCTGACTGTGCAACCACAATCTTGCGTATTTGCTGCTCGTAAAGTCGAGAAAGGTATTCCACATGGTAGTACTTTAGGAATACCTGCACAAAGGTCGCAACAGAACACTTGTTGCAGATTTCGGGACATATATGAATAAATCTCGTGCTTCTGTGCACAAGCGTTTTTCAATAATGTACAGAGAACTGTGCATATATGTACGCTATGTGTGTCTAGTTATTTGAATGGCTTTATGTGTCACGCGAACATGGTAAATATTCTAGGTGGTAGTCACACATCTTGCAGTCCAAGGAAACAACATAAACAGTTCCGTACCTTTGACTTTCCTATGGCGTAGTCATCCATCTTGAGCCGCACGAGAAGTTGATGGCATGTTTCCCGATTAGGAACGACCTTCTCATCAAAGGAGAATGCCAAAAAGCTGTACCTGTGGTTGGATACAAGAAGTTcactgtaagaacaggacaaaactATGTCAAAgcatttttaaaatatatatGTATGCAAGGCTGCATGTCATAACTGGAAGACAACCTTTTCAAGACAGCGTTGAATCGAAATCAAATAGTGCCACAATAGCAACACCGTGCACTGTGGTACAAAGAATGCAGTGTACATTGTAATGAGCTACCGTGTAGCCAGTGCTCCTGTTTAGTCTTGCTGATGAAAGGTAGTCAAGCCTAATGGGCTGTTTGTGACAGCTTTGCCATCTTAAAAGGCTAAAAAACTCCTCACAGCTCCGACGTCTCAAAATCTCTCAAGTTAATTGGTTGGCCAAGACGTGGAAGTATGTTGTGTCACATGCAAAGAATAAACTCCTCGTGACTACCTGCAAGTTGCAATGCACGACCGCACACAAGCCCGGCACTGCAGAGAGTCACGAGGAGCTTATTCTTTGCATCTGACACACAATTGCATCTGCCCGCTGAATTGAAGAGCAGAGAAGGGAGTGTGTGCTCGCCTCTTGAGCAGCTCGGCAAACGAGTATCGGTGCGAGAAGCCCTGCTGTCGGATGTAGATGGTCTCGAGGACGCCCGTGTAGCGCAGCTGGCAGAGCACTTTGTCGCGCGAGAATCCCCCAGCCAACCGGTAGTCGTTGGGCTTGAGGCAGCGCACGAAGTGGGGCAGCCCTGCGCTCATCTTCTGCAGCAGGTCCATGAGCGAAAAGCGGAACGAGGTGCTGGTCGTCTGCAGCGCCTTCGCCTGGCTCACCAGGCTTTGCGTCGACAGCTGCACAAAAAGGACAGTTGTCAGACGGGCACAATTGGCGCCGTGGACATGGAGTTGCTCAGCACACAGTTCGCTGTTCATTCGAAACAATATAGCTCAATCAAGCGCAGCAAAGTCTCCTTTAAGAGTTGTGACAGTTCATGGACTTAACGTGCCAATTAAAGCTGAAGGAACGGCATGAAGCAGGCTGTTGTTGAGGGTTCTGGAATAACTGCGACCACGTGAAGTTTCCTAACGAAATTTTTCTGGGTAGCGAATGGCTGGGTTTGAAGTTACGACACGGTGCATAAGCGCTGTTTGGTTTCTCCGTAGGGTGGAAGAGGAGTAGGGGGAGGTTGAGAGGAGAAAAAAGTGCGCCGTGAGGTCACATGCCACCGTGTGAAGTGAGGAAAACCTAcgctccatttcatacatcaggtacaACACTGTTAAAGCTAGCGCACTTGTTtacgctgcctgcatccgcgaccaaaaagtagtgcgttccttgtggtgg
The Amblyomma americanum isolate KBUSLIRL-KWMA chromosome 3, ASM5285725v1, whole genome shotgun sequence genome window above contains:
- the LOC144125302 gene encoding uncharacterized protein LOC144125302; protein product: MSVMSGTRRASMVAPGHWASAAVAFVLKHSKAGIVPLCTNIAMLMEQQHRLAQENENLSNELQACKAAFALPIGDGEVAVNRWPPQNDAEPHHTCSSEIVPVSEVKRPDITSPSRLKNKIKGTIDQLKVLQQLHQFGKTWVPLDACLCEACKSFQGTKASTKALTFNLLDKGHTAVVRRKLLGKVCYVGHLDTSAPHWIWVGLELPDPVGFCDGRLGEKMYFECEPRHGAFFNVTSVTAIIPESSKQLNLHESSA